In Allorhizobium pseudoryzae, the genomic window GGTAATGCTCCGGCTTCAGATAGGTCGGCAGCGTGCCTTCATGCGGCTGCGGATAGCGGCGGGCAAAGGCCTGCCAGGCGAAATAGTTGTCGCGAAGCGGGAAATGGCAGGCAAGCTTTTCGAGGCGCTGGCGCAGCACCGGGGCAATCGACCCCTCGTCCGCCAGGCTTGCGAGCTCGTCATACTGCTGCGGCGGGATGCCGAGGCCGAAAAGCGAGCTCTTGCGGCCAGTGAGCCAGCGCACGAAGGGCCGGTCGAAGAGCGGGGCGATGCGATCCTCGAAAAACTGCCGCTGTTCGCGCAGCGACCTTGTCTTCGCCATCTCGGTCAGGTCCACCCCGTGCAGGCGGGCGATCAGGTGACCGGCGGCGATGAAGCGGCCGAGCAGGCCGGTGCGGTAGATGTTGCGGTCGAAGACGCTGATGCGGCGGCGGCCATTCAGCGTCCGCTTTTGCCAATAGCGGCGGGTGGCCGTATCCAGTGCAGGCGCAACGAAGGTGTCGAAGGCCTTCGAATTGCTGGCGCGTCCTTCGGTGGCGAGAAGCCGCACGACATCGGCATGGGCGGGCAGGCTCCGGAAGGCGGCAAGTTTCAGCCTGTTGAGAGCGATGTGATGCGGGTTGAGATCCACGACGTCGATCGAGGCCGGATGGTGGGAAAGATAGGCCAGCATGTTGCAGCCGCCGGAACCGATGGTGACGATGCGATGACCTGCGGCCAGTTCCATCCCCGCCATATCGACATCCGGATCTTCCCAGATCTGCGGATAGACGAGACCGGAGAACAGCAGACCGAACATCCGCTCGGAGAAGCCGCTTTTCGACAGCGCCTTGTGTTGCAGGAGTGCAGTCTTCAGTTTTCCGTTCTTCAGAAAACTGGCTTCCGGTGCAATCTCGGCCATCCCCGATTCCCCGTCTCGTCATGAGCTTTTCGAAAGCCTCTAGTCGCGGCGTGTTGCAGTTTCATGACGCAAACCCTGCGCAAAGCCCTGCAATTCGTGACTTTTCATTGTCACGGAAACCTGTTTGCATGCGGAACTGAGCGAAGCGGAGAAGTGAATGCGCAGCGTCGGAAGCCTGTTGAAGCGTCTCGCGAAGATCGTCCTTGTGCTGTTGCTGCTCGTCGTGGCCGGCGGGCTTGTCTGGCTTTACACCATGCCGCCGGATCTGCTGCGCGTCGGCAGCGGTTATGCCGCGAAGATCGTCTGCTCCAAC contains:
- a CDS encoding DUF3419 family protein, which encodes MAEIAPEASFLKNGKLKTALLQHKALSKSGFSERMFGLLFSGLVYPQIWEDPDVDMAGMELAAGHRIVTIGSGGCNMLAYLSHHPASIDVVDLNPHHIALNRLKLAAFRSLPAHADVVRLLATEGRASNSKAFDTFVAPALDTATRRYWQKRTLNGRRRISVFDRNIYRTGLLGRFIAAGHLIARLHGVDLTEMAKTRSLREQRQFFEDRIAPLFDRPFVRWLTGRKSSLFGLGIPPQQYDELASLADEGSIAPVLRQRLEKLACHFPLRDNYFAWQAFARRYPQPHEGTLPTYLKPEHYRAIRDNADRVTVHHATFTELLSGKQAGTVDRYVLLDAQDWMNDRQLNELWAEISRTAAAGARVIFRTAAERSIIEGRLSPTIRDQWTYLEARSQDLNLQDRSAIYGGFHIYVKKA